One region of Acidimicrobiales bacterium genomic DNA includes:
- a CDS encoding epoxide hydrolase: MTKKREGIALSEQIIPFTIDVAEADLVDLQERLRRTRWADEAPVPDWSQGVPLGYLKGLCGYWADGYDWQVRQKRLNDFPQFRTVIDGLGIHFLHVRSQHPEAVPMVLTHGWPGSFVEFLEAVGPLTDPPAYGGDAADAFHVVIPSLPGYAFSDKPRETGWGVQRTARAWASLMARLGYDRYVAQGGDWGAMVTTSIGIQDPEHVAGIHLNMIIGFPGPDDGDPTEMEQAALASVNEYMAHDSGYSKQQATRPQTLGYALVDSPAGQCAWILEKFWSWSDTGGDPVGALGADRILDNIMLYWLPASGASSGRMYWESFSNPPLDPVLVPMGASVFPKEIFRCSRRCASRQYQDIRYWNEPKVGGHFAAFEQPALFVDEVRACFRNIR; the protein is encoded by the coding sequence TTGACGAAAAAGAGGGAGGGCATCGCCTTGTCCGAGCAGATCATCCCGTTCACGATCGACGTGGCCGAAGCAGATCTGGTCGATCTGCAGGAACGCTTGAGAAGGACGCGATGGGCCGACGAGGCTCCGGTCCCCGACTGGTCTCAGGGCGTGCCGCTCGGATACCTCAAGGGCCTGTGCGGTTACTGGGCCGATGGTTACGACTGGCAGGTGCGGCAGAAGCGCCTGAACGATTTCCCTCAGTTCCGCACCGTGATAGATGGTCTGGGCATTCATTTCCTTCACGTCCGGTCGCAGCACCCGGAGGCTGTGCCGATGGTGTTGACCCACGGCTGGCCGGGGTCGTTCGTCGAGTTCTTGGAAGCGGTCGGTCCTTTGACCGATCCTCCTGCCTACGGTGGCGACGCCGCGGACGCGTTCCATGTCGTGATCCCGTCTCTGCCTGGTTATGCATTCAGCGACAAGCCACGCGAGACGGGATGGGGAGTGCAACGCACCGCGCGGGCCTGGGCGTCGCTGATGGCCCGTCTGGGATACGACCGCTACGTCGCCCAAGGCGGTGACTGGGGCGCGATGGTCACGACGAGCATCGGCATACAAGATCCCGAACACGTGGCGGGCATCCATCTCAACATGATCATCGGTTTCCCTGGGCCCGACGACGGGGATCCGACCGAGATGGAGCAGGCCGCTCTGGCGAGCGTCAACGAATACATGGCACATGATTCGGGCTACTCCAAGCAGCAGGCCACCCGTCCGCAGACGCTCGGCTACGCGCTGGTGGATTCGCCGGCCGGGCAGTGCGCCTGGATCCTCGAGAAGTTCTGGTCGTGGAGCGACACCGGCGGCGACCCGGTAGGAGCCCTTGGTGCCGACCGGATTCTCGACAACATCATGCTCTACTGGCTCCCCGCCTCCGGCGCCTCGTCCGGGCGGATGTACTGGGAGTCCTTCAGCAATCCCCCTCTCGACCCGGTGCTGGTCCCGATGGGCGCGTCGGTGTTCCCGAAGGAGATCTTCCGATGTTCCCGGCGGTGTGCCTCGCGCCAGTACCAGGACATCCGCTATTGGAACGAACCGAAAGTCGGTGGGCACTTCGCGGCGTTCGAGCAACCAGCGCTGTTCGTCGACGAAGTCCGTGCTTGCTTCAGGAACATCCGCTGA